From the Kribbella sp. CA-293567 genome, the window TCGAAGCGTGCGCGGGTACGGGTACGGGCGTTCGCCTGACTGCCGGTCTCGGTCACGTTCGCCCACGATATCCGTGGCCACGCTCTCTCGCTTCCCAGTCCGACCAGTGAGCGCAGATCGTGACGAAATGTGACCGAACAGGTGAGCTCCGTGACTGATCAGACCGACCGGAAACCGCCACCGACGACTTGGGAAACGGTCTTGGCGAGTTGGGCCGGGGTGCGGTCGGTGCCGTCGACGACCAGCATCCGGGCGCAGCTCTCGGTCATCGAGGCGAGCATCTCGGCCAGCACCGGCAGGTTCGCGTCCGGGTCGGTGACGGCTGGCAACGATTTCACCAGTGTCAGCCGCAGACCCTCTACCAGGAAGGCACGCGCTGCCCGGACCCGCTCGGCCACCGCGGGCGCCGCGCCGTACTGGGCGCCGAAGACGATCCGCCAGGAATGCGGCGATTTGGCGGCCGTCTCCAGGAACGCGGTGAGCCCCTCCAGGACGTGCTCCTCCGGCGTACCGACGGCCGGTTCAGCCGGTAGCGCGGCCATGATCGACAGGACCAGGTGCTGCTCCTCGCGGGCCAGCAAGGCGAGCAGCAGCTCGTCGCGGTTGGCGAAGGAGTCGTAGACCACAGGCTTGGTGACCCCGGCGGCGTCGGCGACCGTCTGCATCGTCGTACCGGCGAAGCCGCGCTCGGAGAACACCTCGAGAGCAGCATCCAGGATCAGCGGGCGCCGGCGCTCCGGGCCCAGGTGCGCGGCACGGCGGCGAGGTTCCGCAACCGGGTCTCTAGGGCTGACCACTTGACAAAGCTATCAGAGCATAGGAAATTCCTACGGTCTGGTAGGAACTCGTTCCACCAACCGCCGGGGAGGTCTGGGTGGCCGAACGCGGCAGCGCGCGGTGGCTCGAACACGACTTCGCCGCACTCGAGGTGGGTGAACTGGCCCGCCTCGTGGACCGGACCTCGGAGCGAGAGCTCCGGCATCGGCTCATCGGGGGAGTCCGAGAGATCGCGTTGCGCGAGATCTTTCGCCGGATGCCGGAGTACCTCCGCCCGGCCCGGGCGGAGGGTTTCGACGCGATCGTCGCCTGGCAGATCACCGGCGCGGGCGGCAGTGGCAGTGGGATCGACGAGTTCCGGATCCGGGTCAGCGACGGCGCCTGCCAGGTGCTGACCGACCACTCCGAACCACCCGCGATCTCGGTCCGCACCGACCCGGCCACGCTGCTGAAGATCGTCACCGGCAACGAGGACCCGGTCCTGGCCGTCCTCAAACAACGCCTCTCGGTCCGCGGCGACCTGGCCCTCGCCGCCCGCCTCACCAAACTCTTCGCCGTGGGTCCCCGCTGAGCCCGTACTGCGCAGTAACGTCTGCGGTAGACGTCACAGCACACGAACCGCTCAGGGAAGTTAGGCTGCCCGCTTATGGGAGAGACCGTGAACATCCACACCACCGCCGGGAAGCTCGCGGACCTCGAGCACCGGCTGGACGAGGCCGTGCACGCCGGGTCCGAGCGCGCGGTGGACAAGCAGCACGCCCGCGGCAAGAAGACCGCGCGGGAGCGGATCGCGCTGCTGCTGGACGAGGGCTCCTTCTCCGAGCTGGACGAGTTCGCCCGGCACCGCTCGACCTCCTTCGGGCTGGACGCCAACCGCCCGTACGGCGACGGCGTGGTGACCGGTTTCGGCACCATCGACGGCCGGCAGGTCTGCGTCTTCGCCCAGGACTTCACCGTCTTCGGCGGCAGCCTGGGTGAGGTCTTCGGCGAGAAGATCGTCAAGGTGATGGACCTGGCGATGAAGATCGGCTGCCCGCTGATCGGCATCAACGACTCCGGCGGCGCCCGGATCCAGGAGGGCGTGGTCAGCCTCGGCCTGTACGGCGAGATCTTCCGCCGCAACGTCCGGGCCTCCGGCGTGATCCCGCAGATCTCGCTGATCATGGGCCCGTGCGCGGGCGGCGCGGTCTACTCCCCCGCGGTCACCGACTTCACCGTGATGGTGGACGAGTCGTCGTACATGTTCATCACCGGTCCGGACGTGATCAAGACCGTCACCGGCGAGGACGTCACCCAGGAGGAGCTCGGCGGCGCCCGGACGCACAACACCAAGTCCGGCAACGCGCACTACCTGGGCAGTGACGAGGAGGACGCGATCGACTGGGTGAAGGCCCTGGTCGCGCACCTGCCGCAGAACAACCTCGAGGACCCGCCCGCCTACGACTTCGACGCCGACCTGGAGGCCGGGGAGACCGATCTGGCCCTGGACACGCTGATCCCGGACTCGCCGAACCAGCCCTACGA encodes:
- a CDS encoding SCP2 sterol-binding domain-containing protein, producing MAERGSARWLEHDFAALEVGELARLVDRTSERELRHRLIGGVREIALREIFRRMPEYLRPARAEGFDAIVAWQITGAGGSGSGIDEFRIRVSDGACQVLTDHSEPPAISVRTDPATLLKIVTGNEDPVLAVLKQRLSVRGDLALAARLTKLFAVGPR
- a CDS encoding acyl-CoA carboxylase subunit beta; translation: MGETVNIHTTAGKLADLEHRLDEAVHAGSERAVDKQHARGKKTARERIALLLDEGSFSELDEFARHRSTSFGLDANRPYGDGVVTGFGTIDGRQVCVFAQDFTVFGGSLGEVFGEKIVKVMDLAMKIGCPLIGINDSGGARIQEGVVSLGLYGEIFRRNVRASGVIPQISLIMGPCAGGAVYSPAVTDFTVMVDESSYMFITGPDVIKTVTGEDVTQEELGGARTHNTKSGNAHYLGSDEEDAIDWVKALVAHLPQNNLEDPPAYDFDADLEAGETDLALDTLIPDSPNQPYDMHAVIEAVVDEGEFLEVQSLFAPNIIVGFGRVEGRPVGVVANQPMQFAGTLDIDASEKAARFVRTCDAFNVPILTFVDVPGFLPGTDQEWNGIIRRGAKLIYAYAEATVPMITTITRKAYGGAYDVMGSKHLGADINLAWPTAQIAVMGAQGAVNILHRRELAAAAEAGEDIEARRRQFITEYEDHLANPYIAAERGYIDAVIRPSETRAEIIRALRLLRTKRDTLPPKKHGNIPL
- a CDS encoding TetR/AcrR family transcriptional regulator — its product is MVSPRDPVAEPRRRAAHLGPERRRPLILDAALEVFSERGFAGTTMQTVADAAGVTKPVVYDSFANRDELLLALLAREEQHLVLSIMAALPAEPAVGTPEEHVLEGLTAFLETAAKSPHSWRIVFGAQYGAAPAVAERVRAARAFLVEGLRLTLVKSLPAVTDPDANLPVLAEMLASMTESCARMLVVDGTDRTPAQLAKTVSQVVGGGFRSV